Proteins encoded together in one Nostoc sp. PCC 7524 window:
- a CDS encoding phage tail protein → MNAKNSKSVSTYHQYLPAILQQDIFIGQFLLAFEKILSGLDESPSKEQIITANNQNIPGLEEIQNIPGLEEIIDNIHLYFNPQRTPKEFLPWLAGWVALSLRNDWQVEVKKAFIQKIVKLYRLRGTKQGLIEILKIYLQNSGFGENVEVFDHFEHFPHYFQVQLTLPDRDPDKYWRQAKIAKAIIDQEKPAQTFYTLKILVPTMQLTKRSHVAYPFKLFAPPQNQRFAIEIIITPNNSNSVPMSQLAKQLAIQMQGNLKLITYGSPEISIKNKSFSVKYNLDYQHFQRNLTGFYATLSNCTDKVFQGNLAINLEFYINDIKHTNTLLEQPINLSPVLKICSKNKRGEIIAGNTIFQQASQPEPSGMMLTKSIWTNPYIFQTFAAPKIQELQPKIIALIEKIELAAIVEITQPNSIDSDLLNKITVRLQDKVSDDHLLTPETTIDQNKITIKRTLYYQQFMQTIDQLAVSIKNLNPVDISGKVIVQVDLNINQLVSTYKLLENTFNLKAVPTHDILQICSKDEEDKIVAGNTILGTISQSI, encoded by the coding sequence ATGAACGCAAAAAACTCTAAATCAGTTAGCACCTATCATCAATATTTACCAGCTATTCTCCAACAAGATATTTTTATTGGGCAGTTTTTGCTGGCATTTGAAAAGATTCTCAGTGGACTAGATGAAAGTCCTAGCAAAGAGCAAATTATTACAGCTAATAATCAAAATATTCCTGGTTTAGAAGAGATTCAAAATATTCCTGGTTTAGAAGAGATTATTGATAATATTCATCTTTATTTCAATCCTCAACGCACTCCAAAGGAATTTTTACCTTGGTTAGCAGGTTGGGTAGCCTTAAGTTTACGCAATGACTGGCAGGTAGAAGTTAAAAAAGCATTTATTCAAAAAATTGTCAAACTATACCGCTTGCGGGGAACTAAGCAGGGATTAATTGAAATTCTGAAGATTTATTTACAAAACTCTGGATTTGGTGAAAATGTTGAAGTCTTCGACCACTTTGAGCATTTTCCCCATTATTTTCAAGTACAATTAACTTTACCAGACCGCGACCCGGATAAGTATTGGCGACAGGCTAAAATTGCCAAAGCAATTATCGACCAAGAAAAGCCAGCACAGACATTTTACACCCTAAAGATACTTGTACCAACGATGCAGCTTACCAAGCGATCGCACGTTGCTTATCCTTTCAAATTATTTGCACCACCACAAAATCAAAGATTTGCTATAGAAATAATCATTACTCCCAATAACAGCAATAGTGTACCCATGAGTCAATTAGCTAAACAGTTAGCTATTCAGATGCAAGGTAACTTGAAATTAATTACCTATGGCTCACCTGAAATTAGTATTAAAAATAAATCTTTTTCAGTTAAATACAATTTAGATTATCAGCATTTCCAAAGGAACTTAACAGGGTTTTATGCCACCTTATCAAATTGTACAGATAAAGTCTTTCAAGGTAATTTAGCAATTAATCTAGAATTTTACATCAATGATATTAAACATACAAATACACTACTAGAGCAGCCTATAAATTTATCTCCAGTTCTCAAAATTTGTAGTAAAAATAAGCGGGGAGAAATTATTGCAGGCAATACAATATTTCAACAGGCTAGCCAGCCAGAACCATCAGGCATGATGCTAACAAAATCAATATGGACTAACCCCTATATTTTTCAAACATTTGCAGCACCTAAAATTCAAGAATTACAACCTAAGATAATTGCACTTATTGAAAAAATAGAACTAGCAGCTATTGTAGAAATTACTCAGCCTAACTCAATTGATTCTGATTTGCTTAATAAAATTACAGTTCGTCTACAAGATAAAGTCTCTGATGATCATTTATTAACTCCAGAAACTACCATTGATCAGAATAAGATTACAATTAAGCGCACTCTCTATTATCAACAATTTATGCAAACTATAGACCAGTTAGCAGTCAGCATTAAAAATCTTAATCCTGTAGACATTTCCGGAAAAGTAATCGTGCAAGTTGATTTAAATATCAATCAGCTTGTATCTACTTATAAATTACTAGAAAACACCTTTAATCTCAAAGCAGTTCCCACCCATGATATATTGCAAATTTGCAGTAAAGATGAGGAAGACAAAATTGTTGCTGGTAACACCATTTTAGGAACAATCAGTCAATCAATATAG
- a CDS encoding baseplate J-like protein, translating into MTLPLPNLDDRTYANLVEEAISQIPLEYPEWTDHNPTDTGIILIELLAWLSEMVLYRVNQVPDENYASFLSLLKGDEWQLPINVSTQERQKILQWEIQKTLLELRQTYRAVTPEDYEKLVLDDWNQSQDANGLKIARVKCLAQRNLELQDNKIAKGHISLVVVPENDSQDNQVKDKYTALFKFLDHRKLLTTRLHIVEPEYISLTIEAELVLQDGAQAENVKTQAQQAVEMFFAPLRSQQYWQGQGWPFGRSVYLSELYKLLDDLEGVDYVENLQIKDKDKNSKTEIYLAEHQLVNIDIKNSNFTILVQVGNERKKL; encoded by the coding sequence ATGACTTTACCCCTACCCAACCTAGATGATCGCACCTATGCCAACTTAGTAGAAGAGGCAATTTCTCAGATTCCTCTGGAATATCCAGAATGGACAGATCATAACCCTACAGACACGGGAATTATTCTGATTGAATTATTAGCATGGTTATCAGAAATGGTTCTTTATCGGGTTAATCAAGTTCCTGATGAAAATTACGCGAGTTTTTTAAGTTTACTCAAAGGAGATGAATGGCAGTTACCTATTAATGTTTCTACCCAGGAACGACAAAAAATTTTGCAATGGGAGATTCAGAAAACTTTATTAGAATTACGCCAAACTTATCGAGCCGTTACACCAGAAGATTATGAAAAATTGGTGCTTGATGACTGGAATCAATCACAAGATGCTAATGGTTTAAAGATTGCCCGTGTTAAATGTTTGGCACAACGAAATTTAGAGTTACAAGATAACAAGATTGCTAAGGGACATATTAGTTTAGTGGTTGTTCCAGAAAATGATAGCCAAGACAATCAGGTAAAAGATAAATATACAGCCTTGTTTAAGTTTCTTGATCATCGCAAACTTTTAACTACTCGCCTGCATATCGTTGAACCTGAATATATATCTCTAACTATAGAAGCTGAATTAGTGCTTCAGGATGGCGCACAAGCAGAAAACGTTAAAACACAGGCACAACAAGCAGTAGAGATGTTTTTTGCACCCCTGCGATCGCAACAATATTGGCAGGGACAAGGATGGCCTTTTGGGCGGAGTGTGTATCTATCAGAATTGTATAAATTATTAGATGATTTGGAAGGTGTAGATTATGTTGAAAATTTGCAAATTAAAGACAAAGATAAAAACTCTAAAACTGAAATTTATTTAGCAGAACATCAGCTAGTTAACATCGATATCAAAAATAGTAACTTTACAATATTGGTACAAGTTGGTAATGAACGCAAAAAACTCTAA
- a CDS encoding baseplate J/gp47 family protein: MASLPPKIDQRTYEEIVHQTESLVEQFTDWKPAPEGKTDAGRALIRIFGRMVKVVSDRLNQVPEKNFLAFLNLIGGELKPPQPATVPLTFYLAQGSTTDGLVPAHTQVSAPPAEGSEAEIVFETDRELVVTTTQLQAVFLREPDEDKYRDCTLEATGQNDAAFWAFVGDRPIPHSLYITCPEIFDLPELKELKLTITTNSINQFQSLPLNWSYWDGSQWQAIATPSISLDNNQSTITFTFANLPIPTLFELQGKTAKWLQAKLTNISSLSANLPQITNLQGSIKIKQSNLIPEVCLFNATPLDLTKDFYPFGEQPGINDTFYIALHDAFIKPDATITIDISLARQLDNINDLKIIWEIGNGQIWREIADKNNQVKWVNTSSIIQFIEKDIQAKLKFPNRENLPNPSTVNGETRYWIRARIIQGHYGKAASERTYPVYDDLAIIRKEILKDNNVIEVDTLDLFKENDKIRILPLKDGFPEENQINAIDKNGNKLTLKNKILNNKLEIGTRIMRKSIITETIPPTYDPPLIKSLTVTYDFTIEENAIYCAENDFIYSYPGESFQAFTPTIDKEPSLYLGFDQSFNNKTVTLYAQVEAPSPDELSADITTATVITELARDKTLQLADVTGWRKGDRLQIQNPINPQQYDNYTISDISGEQVTINQPLPQDYPQNTPVLRPQQPQLVWEYSSPLGWQSLGVNDETQAFSQRGLIQFIAPADFSPTETFGKQLYWLRVRWVAGNFRVKPRLRRLLTNTTWAVQAISLKEEVLGSSNYEPNQIFVANNTPILMGEQLEVQEGQIPSGIESNRIKVIADNVGEIEEVWILWQEVADFYGSSASDRHYILDRQTGEIRFGNGQAGMIPPRGRNNIRLSFYRTGGGKQGNVTTQTISQLKTTIPYIDRVINLEAAGGGAQQETLERLKARVPKQLRHRDRAVTLEDIADLAYEASTDVARVKVVTPDLLTANFSPLNERLWLDPTKPDVTFADTLSGKLQGINSTTEAANFQEMLEEINRRAGQVKLIILPQSSDRLPTPSLALLEQVETYIRSRCEATVDLVVTAPRWQEVSVTATITPVSLENADMVINIVKQTLETFLHPLTGGTGAGWQFGRYPQKSDFYAIIQSISGVDHVNSLEVNLPSSLTADSLIYSGNHIVKAIGNRQ; encoded by the coding sequence ATGGCTTCCTTACCTCCCAAAATCGACCAGCGTACCTATGAAGAAATTGTTCACCAAACTGAAAGTTTAGTAGAGCAATTTACCGACTGGAAGCCTGCACCTGAAGGTAAAACAGATGCAGGAAGGGCATTAATTCGCATATTTGGACGGATGGTGAAGGTGGTAAGCGATCGCCTCAACCAAGTCCCTGAAAAAAACTTTTTAGCCTTCCTTAATTTAATTGGTGGAGAACTCAAACCACCCCAACCGGCAACAGTTCCCTTAACCTTTTACTTAGCACAGGGAAGTACCACAGATGGCTTAGTTCCTGCTCATACTCAAGTTTCTGCACCACCAGCCGAAGGTTCAGAGGCAGAAATCGTATTTGAGACAGATCGGGAATTGGTTGTCACAACGACGCAATTACAAGCTGTATTTCTGCGCGAACCAGATGAGGATAAGTATAGAGATTGTACCCTAGAAGCCACAGGACAAAACGATGCAGCCTTCTGGGCTTTCGTAGGCGATCGCCCCATTCCCCATTCTCTTTATATAACTTGTCCCGAAATTTTTGATTTACCAGAGTTAAAAGAATTAAAGCTAACTATTACTACTAATAGTATCAATCAATTTCAAAGTCTACCTTTAAATTGGTCTTATTGGGACGGTTCTCAATGGCAAGCTATTGCAACTCCTAGCATCAGCCTTGACAATAATCAATCTACAATTACTTTTACTTTTGCTAATTTACCTATTCCCACCCTCTTTGAACTTCAGGGAAAAACAGCGAAATGGTTGCAAGCGAAGTTAACTAATATATCCTCTTTATCTGCAAATTTACCTCAAATTACTAATCTTCAAGGTAGCATCAAGATTAAGCAATCTAATTTAATTCCTGAAGTCTGCTTATTTAATGCTACTCCTTTAGACCTCACCAAAGATTTTTATCCTTTTGGTGAACAGCCAGGAATTAATGATACATTTTATATTGCTTTACATGACGCTTTTATTAAGCCGGATGCAACTATTACTATTGATATCTCTTTAGCTCGTCAACTTGACAATATAAACGACTTAAAAATTATTTGGGAAATTGGTAATGGTCAAATTTGGCGAGAAATAGCAGATAAAAATAATCAAGTAAAATGGGTAAATACATCCTCCATAATTCAGTTTATAGAAAAAGATATCCAGGCAAAGTTAAAATTTCCTAATCGAGAAAATCTTCCTAATCCTAGCACTGTTAATGGCGAAACTCGCTATTGGATTCGCGCACGCATAATTCAAGGTCATTATGGCAAAGCAGCAAGTGAGCGCACATATCCTGTTTATGATGACTTAGCAATTATAAGAAAAGAAATACTCAAAGATAATAACGTAATTGAAGTTGATACTCTCGATTTATTTAAAGAGAATGATAAAATTCGGATTCTTCCTTTGAAAGATGGATTTCCAGAAGAAAATCAAATTAATGCTATCGATAAAAATGGCAATAAGCTGACGCTAAAAAACAAAATCTTGAATAACAAGTTGGAAATTGGCACTCGGATTATGCGTAAGTCAATTATTACGGAAACAATTCCGCCAACTTACGATCCACCTCTGATTAAATCTTTAACAGTAACCTATGATTTTACTATTGAAGAAAACGCCATTTATTGTGCAGAAAATGATTTTATCTATTCTTACCCAGGAGAATCTTTTCAAGCATTTACACCGACAATAGACAAAGAACCAAGCCTATATCTCGGATTTGATCAATCATTTAATAATAAAACAGTTACTCTCTATGCCCAGGTTGAAGCCCCATCACCAGATGAATTATCAGCTGATATTACAACAGCAACAGTCATTACAGAACTAGCAAGAGATAAAACACTACAACTAGCTGATGTCACTGGTTGGCGAAAAGGCGATCGCCTGCAAATTCAAAACCCTATCAATCCTCAACAATACGATAACTATACTATTAGTGATATTAGCGGCGAACAAGTTACTATCAATCAACCTCTGCCACAAGATTATCCTCAAAACACCCCAGTTCTTCGTCCCCAACAACCCCAATTAGTTTGGGAATATTCTAGTCCTTTAGGTTGGCAATCATTAGGGGTAAATGACGAAACTCAAGCATTTTCCCAACGAGGTTTAATTCAATTTATTGCTCCCGCAGATTTTAGCCCCACAGAAACCTTTGGAAAACAACTATATTGGTTGCGAGTGCGTTGGGTAGCTGGTAACTTCCGAGTAAAACCTCGTTTACGTCGCTTGTTAACTAATACTACTTGGGCAGTACAGGCAATAAGTTTGAAAGAAGAAGTTTTAGGTTCAAGTAACTACGAGCCAAATCAGATTTTTGTGGCTAATAATACCCCCATTTTGATGGGAGAGCAGTTAGAAGTTCAAGAAGGACAAATTCCCTCTGGCATAGAATCGAATCGGATCAAAGTAATTGCAGATAATGTGGGAGAAATTGAAGAAGTTTGGATACTCTGGCAGGAAGTAGCAGATTTTTACGGTTCTAGTGCCAGCGATCGCCATTATATTTTAGATCGACAAACCGGAGAAATTCGCTTTGGCAACGGGCAAGCCGGGATGATTCCTCCCAGGGGGCGTAATAATATTCGGCTATCTTTTTATCGTACTGGAGGAGGTAAACAGGGAAACGTCACCACACAAACCATTAGCCAATTAAAAACTACTATCCCCTACATTGATCGGGTAATTAACCTAGAAGCAGCAGGCGGAGGAGCGCAACAAGAGACTCTAGAACGCCTCAAAGCACGCGTACCCAAGCAACTACGCCACCGCGATCGCGCTGTTACTCTTGAGGATATAGCAGATTTAGCTTATGAAGCTTCTACAGATGTGGCTAGAGTTAAAGTAGTCACACCAGATTTACTGACAGCTAATTTTAGTCCACTCAATGAAAGACTTTGGCTCGATCCTACCAAACCAGATGTGACATTTGCAGATACTTTGAGTGGGAAATTGCAGGGTATTAACTCCACCACCGAAGCCGCTAACTTTCAAGAAATGTTGGAGGAAATTAACCGCCGTGCTGGGCAAGTTAAACTGATTATTCTCCCCCAGAGTAGCGATCGCCTACCCACCCCCAGTTTAGCCCTACTAGAGCAAGTCGAAACCTATATTCGTTCCCGTTGCGAAGCCACAGTAGATTTAGTAGTGACAGCCCCCAGATGGCAAGAAGTCAGTGTGACTGCAACCATAACCCCTGTGTCCCTCGAAAACGCAGACATGGTGATCAACATTGTCAAACAAACCTTAGAAACCTTTCTCCATCCCTTAACCGGAGGAACAGGGGCGGGGTGGCAATTTGGACGCTACCCGCAAAAATCTGATTTTTACGCCATTATTCAATCCATTTCGGGAGTAGATCATGTTAATTCTTTAGAAGTGAACTTACCTTCATCACTCACAGCCGATTCCTTGATTTACTCCGGCAATCACATTGTGAAGGCAATAGGCAATAGGCAATAG
- a CDS encoding GPW/gp25 family protein, which yields MEVDFLGVGWTLPVERNAQGQIEMARYENAVSNSIWMILSTAKGERIMRPDFGCDIHEKVFAPNSLGTIGQIVSDVKDALIEWEPRIDVLDVDAIPDPSQPNVILIQINYQIRTTNNIFNLVYPFYIQ from the coding sequence ATGGAAGTTGATTTTTTAGGTGTGGGATGGACGCTACCTGTCGAACGTAATGCACAGGGTCAAATTGAGATGGCACGATATGAAAATGCTGTGAGTAACTCAATTTGGATGATTCTCAGTACAGCTAAAGGAGAACGGATTATGCGTCCTGATTTTGGCTGTGATATTCACGAAAAGGTGTTTGCTCCTAATAGTTTAGGAACAATTGGACAAATTGTCAGTGATGTTAAAGATGCCTTAATTGAATGGGAACCTCGCATTGATGTTTTAGATGTGGATGCAATTCCTGATCCAAGTCAACCAAATGTGATTTTAATTCAAATAAATTATCAAATTCGCACAACAAATAATATTTTTAATTTGGTTTATCCTTTTTATATACAGTGA
- a CDS encoding phage baseplate assembly protein V, producing the protein MNGLDLLIGNQNHENQRFYGVTVGIVTNNQDPDKLGRVKVKFPWLSDAEESYWARVLTPMAGNDRGIYFLPEIDDEVLVAFEQGDINYPYVLGALWNGKDKPPGKNDDGKNNQRMIKSRSGHQIILDDTDGEEQIIIQDKTGKNKIVINSKENTMNLQVDKDLTIAAKGKIILNSSDDDISIECKNLQIKTQQNYQLEAGANCTIKAKSKYELEASSGLGIKCSAGVKVNDGALEVM; encoded by the coding sequence ATGAATGGACTAGATTTGTTAATAGGTAATCAAAATCACGAAAATCAGCGTTTTTATGGGGTAACAGTTGGTATAGTAACTAATAATCAAGATCCAGACAAATTAGGACGAGTCAAAGTAAAATTTCCTTGGTTATCTGACGCAGAAGAAAGTTACTGGGCAAGGGTTTTGACTCCAATGGCAGGAAATGACCGTGGTATTTATTTTCTGCCAGAAATTGATGATGAGGTTTTAGTTGCTTTTGAACAAGGTGATATAAATTATCCTTACGTTCTTGGTGCTTTGTGGAATGGGAAAGATAAACCACCAGGGAAAAATGATGATGGCAAAAATAATCAACGCATGATTAAATCTCGAAGCGGTCATCAGATTATTTTAGATGATACTGACGGGGAAGAACAAATTATTATTCAAGATAAGACTGGTAAAAACAAAATCGTAATTAATTCTAAAGAAAATACTATGAATCTTCAAGTTGACAAAGATTTAACCATTGCTGCTAAAGGAAAAATTATTTTAAACAGTAGTGATGATGATATTTCGATTGAATGTAAAAATTTGCAAATAAAAACTCAACAAAATTATCAATTAGAAGCAGGTGCTAATTGTACTATTAAAGCTAAATCAAAATATGAATTAGAAGCAAGCTCTGGTTTAGGAATTAAATGTTCAGCCGGCGTAAAAGTTAATGATGGTGCGTTGGAGGTGATGTAA
- a CDS encoding phage late control D family protein — protein MPIDASLLNPRLQIFVQGKPLKTDIELDLISALVSEDLEAPSMFELRLVTWDIIKQQMTWVDDTVFDVGNEVEIKMGYEDDIQTVIVGEITGLEPEYTLDDLPILVVRGHDLRHRLLRGRHTKSFLKIKDSEVVNQIARTNGLTAKVTDSKVKLEYILQHNQTDWEFLNERAKRIGYEVAIDENILYFRPHQNTQDKLLTLTYPEKLQEFIPRLSTMNQVQKVEVRGWISKDKKEVIGKAGVGQEGDTMGGSTSGAKAVKKAFGESSQTIVSQPVSSKEEADNMALGQFQDMAIAYITGEGACQGNPKLRAGKVIEISGVGKRFGGLYYLNSVEHSYIWDQGYRTSFTVRRNAT, from the coding sequence ATGCCAATTGATGCTTCCTTATTAAATCCTCGTCTCCAAATTTTTGTTCAAGGCAAACCCTTAAAGACAGACATAGAATTGGATTTGATCTCCGCATTAGTGTCTGAGGATTTGGAAGCTCCTAGTATGTTCGAGCTACGATTAGTGACTTGGGACATCATAAAACAACAAATGACATGGGTTGATGACACAGTATTTGATGTGGGTAATGAAGTAGAAATTAAGATGGGTTATGAAGATGATATTCAAACTGTGATTGTGGGGGAAATTACAGGATTAGAACCAGAATATACCCTAGATGATTTACCAATATTAGTAGTGCGTGGTCATGATTTGCGCCATCGGCTGTTACGAGGAAGACACACAAAATCATTCCTAAAAATTAAAGATAGTGAGGTTGTTAATCAAATTGCTAGAACTAACGGACTTACAGCAAAAGTTACCGATAGTAAGGTTAAGTTAGAGTATATCTTGCAGCACAATCAGACAGATTGGGAGTTTTTAAATGAAAGAGCTAAACGCATTGGTTATGAAGTAGCAATCGATGAAAACATTCTTTATTTTCGTCCCCATCAAAATACACAAGATAAACTTTTGACTCTCACGTATCCAGAAAAATTACAGGAATTCATACCCCGACTAAGCACTATGAATCAGGTACAAAAAGTAGAAGTCAGAGGTTGGATTTCTAAAGACAAGAAAGAGGTAATAGGTAAGGCGGGGGTAGGACAAGAAGGTGACACAATGGGAGGTTCAACCTCTGGAGCTAAAGCAGTTAAAAAAGCTTTTGGAGAATCTAGCCAGACGATAGTCAGTCAACCTGTATCAAGTAAAGAAGAAGCCGATAACATGGCGTTGGGGCAGTTTCAGGATATGGCGATCGCCTATATTACTGGGGAAGGAGCTTGTCAAGGTAATCCCAAATTACGCGCCGGGAAAGTAATTGAAATTTCTGGTGTTGGTAAAAGATTTGGCGGACTTTATTATCTCAATAGTGTGGAACATTCTTATATATGGGATCAGGGTTATAGAACTTCATTTACTGTCAGGAGAAATGCCACATGA
- a CDS encoding CIS tube protein, with amino-acid sequence MTLEKLTIKIESEKDKFNDKFKVLFNPNQVEIVKTGWTMQQYGPVASKELTQLSLDLFFDTTLMGFPPENVQNYTRKIFSLTQPRIGTNPKRPPRCQLIWGTISGKDSVLLPDGFLESVTKKLTHFLEDGTPVRATLSCTFKEWKEPKKKAKILNPIDDPVRIVKRGETLSSIATEEYGDPSLWRVIAVENKLNNPRILNPGTVLTIPPLRITNLSQKE; translated from the coding sequence ATGACACTAGAAAAATTAACTATCAAAATAGAATCGGAAAAAGACAAGTTTAATGATAAATTCAAAGTCCTGTTTAATCCTAATCAAGTAGAAATCGTGAAAACAGGCTGGACAATGCAACAGTATGGCCCAGTTGCATCAAAAGAATTAACTCAACTCAGTCTGGATTTATTCTTTGACACCACATTGATGGGATTCCCCCCAGAAAATGTCCAAAACTATACCCGCAAAATTTTTAGTTTAACTCAACCGCGCATTGGCACAAATCCCAAACGTCCCCCTCGTTGTCAACTAATTTGGGGAACTATCTCTGGTAAAGATAGCGTGTTATTACCTGACGGTTTTTTAGAAAGTGTCACTAAAAAACTGACTCACTTTCTGGAGGATGGGACACCTGTCAGAGCCACCTTAAGCTGTACATTTAAAGAGTGGAAAGAACCGAAAAAAAAGGCAAAAATTCTGAATCCCATTGATGATCCTGTCAGAATTGTGAAACGGGGAGAAACTTTGAGTAGTATTGCCACTGAAGAATATGGTGATCCTTCTCTATGGCGTGTAATTGCGGTAGAAAACAAGTTAAATAATCCTCGTATATTAAATCCTGGTACTGTGTTGACGATTCCTCCTTTGCGAATTACTAACTTGAGTCAGAAGGAGTAA
- a CDS encoding phage tail protein: MNPRLIALNAALAAGSTASLLGHDPYMAYNFAVEIGGVVVGGFSEVSGLSSEIELESYEEGGLNDYIHKFPKHTTYPNLVLSRGLVNIDLFYIWYKATSQGWIQQLNGTILVLDNQQIPVMWWTFKKAYPVKWEGPQFNASNDEIAVEKIELVHQGISKL, translated from the coding sequence ATGAATCCCAGACTTATCGCCCTCAATGCTGCTTTAGCCGCAGGTTCAACAGCCAGTTTACTAGGACACGACCCCTATATGGCTTATAACTTCGCTGTAGAAATTGGTGGAGTTGTTGTTGGTGGTTTTAGCGAAGTTAGTGGTTTAAGTAGTGAAATTGAACTGGAATCTTATGAGGAGGGAGGATTAAATGATTATATTCATAAATTTCCCAAACATACCACCTATCCCAATTTAGTTTTAAGTCGAGGATTAGTAAATATTGATTTATTTTATATTTGGTATAAAGCCACTAGCCAAGGGTGGATTCAGCAATTAAATGGGACAATTCTCGTACTTGATAATCAGCAAATTCCGGTAATGTGGTGGACGTTTAAAAAAGCATATCCCGTCAAGTGGGAAGGACCCCAATTTAACGCTAGTAACGATGAAATTGCTGTAGAAAAAATTGAACTGGTGCATCAAGGAATTTCTAAGTTATAG
- a CDS encoding phage tail protein, whose amino-acid sequence MPTISNPHDPYSGYNFWVEWDGIVHAGFRECSGLTATRNAGTYREGTDKALSQRQIPGLNSYGNITLKRGITDNQELWEWHKKLQNGEADRRNLSIILADDKGEEKIRWNLENCWPTTWNAPDFNATSDEVAIETLELVHEGITVG is encoded by the coding sequence ATGCCGACAATTTCTAATCCCCACGATCCCTACAGTGGTTATAACTTCTGGGTGGAATGGGATGGTATTGTTCATGCAGGGTTTCGTGAATGTAGTGGTTTAACAGCAACTCGTAACGCCGGAACTTACAGAGAAGGAACAGATAAAGCATTAAGCCAACGTCAAATTCCCGGTCTGAATAGTTATGGCAATATTACCCTCAAACGGGGAATTACTGACAATCAAGAACTGTGGGAATGGCACAAAAAATTACAAAATGGTGAGGCAGATCGGCGTAACCTTTCGATTATTTTAGCCGATGACAAAGGAGAAGAAAAAATTCGTTGGAACTTAGAAAACTGTTGGCCGACAACTTGGAATGCACCTGATTTCAATGCTACCTCTGATGAAGTGGCGATAGAAACATTAGAGTTAGTGCATGAAGGCATAACTGTTGGTTAG